GGCCGATCGACCAACGCCTGTTGctgttgctccaatatcttcgTCACTCAAGCTTGTATTAGTGCATTGAGATCCTCTTGCGTCAGCGTCATTGTTGtgagtcgtccagcgtcttcTATCTTTTTATTCGGATACAAGTCACGTTCCCACATACGACtctaaattgatcctgtccgaatgaagGAAGCTGGAAAGCCGGCGATGGGTGACTACCGACGGGATGAAAACCTCAATCTTGCAAAACAAAATCAAACCAGGGAAGGAGTCTCTGACGTTGGTTCTCTAACGCTCAAGTTAGAATCAGGAAAAGAAAATGAGTATTTGAGAAATAGATGTATCCTTTTTTTTCCTAATACCTGGCGTActcttttatatttttctttgtaatcgttcatctgcccttatttaatgatattaattgccaGAGGAAGACTCCTTTGTCTTGACTTTTGTGCGTTAATGATAATTGGAGTGTTCTTCTTGATCTTgacttcttcatatttaatgatgATAGACAAagtgttctcttttattttctcgtcTCTTCCTGTGTAGTGTCATTCTTCAAGCGGCTCGCTTTCCTGCTGGACATGCTATCCGAGCGACTCGTTTTTCTACCTACCGGAACAAACTATGGGTTGGCCATTTGTTCGATCGGCCTATAGTGTCTATTTGTCTGATCGGCCAGGTGATCTACTCGGCCAGGATCACCCGACCACTCCTTTATCGATCGGAATTGGTTGAGACTCTTTCCGCAAACTTAGATGTTGACCACTTTAACTTTAATCGATACCATATCAACTAACCTATAACAAATAGACTTTTATCACAGCATCACACACTATTAATTATTCTTGTACTAAATCTGACTTCTCTATATATTACTTATACAGACAGAACGAAATTACTTCCTCCAGTGCAAATTCAAATGTAAAATTTCTTTTTTCATGCACCATCTGTATTTTACGATCAACTCCACAAGCTTATTTGCATGCAACCCGTTCGATTTCAAAAAGCTCATTTGCATGCAAGCCACTCGGCATCAAAAGCTTCCAAGCATGCCGATCGGCTCCAAAAACTTAAATCAAGATGATCGACTTAGGGGGATAAAATTCGATCCAATACACATGGACAACTCTCAATTAAAAAACTGATCGGCAAACTCCATTTGGCCATTCGGCAATGGACACTTCCGAATCGTCAAATTCGATTAGTAAATTCAAAAGCTCCGGTCTGGGGCTCCCTCTTACCCTCGCCAATGAATAATTAAaattctcttcattttttcaCATAAATCGTCTAGTCATTCTCGCCTCTTTTAActaaatttaaagaaaagaatagtGATACAAGAATTTATCACGGGCTCACATGTCTACCAGATAAGTCAAGTGAGACTCAACAAAAGTCATACCAATCCTAAATTCTGCCAACCAAAAATACATTTATTATACTCCAATAATCTGACGCCTCCAGTTCAAAACCCAAAACTACAGTAGCCATGACCTATCTCCCCTAAAAGATAAGTAATGCGTCATAAATGTATTGGAATGAGAAAACTCAGAATTTAAGAGAGGATATTTCATCCTTAAgcaataaaattaatataaaattaatgggaagAAGTAATCAAATGAGATACTTCATATTTTATGTGCAATTAATATCTCATCATCAGAATCATCTACAGCAGAAGGTATCTCCCATCTCCATTTCAAAGTTCTCCTGTTATTTcaataattcttcttcttcttcttctgattaCTTCCGACTTAccctctgtttgggaggaggtgagtaaaAGGGAAAAAAAGATAAACATGAGTAAAAAATTTTTTTACACTTGTTTAGGAGAGAGTGAGCCatgaaggggaaggggagagaagggtaaAGCTTCCCCTTACATGTTTGGGAATCAGCGAAATTCCTTACCCcccaaattggggtgtaaggaaaaattatcccaattttatccttatttatattttcacatatagatttattaaaaaaataagaggatatttttgtaaatttgtatatttaaccttcatttccATCCCTTTGAactttccctcccttccaaacaaggacaagataaatatattactttccctccctttctctcccttccccttccatccccttccattaatgaaccttacctcaccccatccaaacagagggttaAGAGTTGAAGTGCAAATGTCAAGTTATTCTTTGATGTCTTTATTTATAGATATTTCTAGAAGTCGTgatccctcttttttttttttggcaatgaTGGTCAAAATCTTGAGCCAGCTTACTAGCGAGTCATCCTAGAACATTTCGGAGCAAgactagttaaaaaaaaaatataaggttGTTGGGTTGAGGACCCATAATATTCTTACACAACCAGTTGATCGAGTTCCTCTTGTGATCTGCTTGACGATTGCTTATAAGGACCAATCGATCGAATTTATAGAATGTTGTCGGAAACTCGTCCTTCACTCGACCTATTTGTTTAATCAAAGGGTTCAATCAGACTGAATGCCTATCCTGTCCGATCGGATTATAATTTTGATCGACTGAACTCAAGATAATTAATCGTGCTAATTTATTCTAGATAGTGCTGACTCATTTTCAATTATTCATCCAGATTTAGGAATTCGTTATTTGATCAGTCCAATGGTTTGATCAAGTAATCTGAAGGATTCGGCGTTAGACCAGctcaatctgataatctctcgatcGTGATGATCGATTGTACTGATTTTAATGGTTGACCGTTCTTTGATTTTGACTATTATATCAGTCCATTTCCTTGATTTTGACCGGACACATGGGTCACTTCAATTGAAGCATCACCGGTTGACTTTAACGGGATAAGAATCCATGTGAGACACGCGTTTCCAAATGAAAATGTGGAACAAATTGCGCCACTCAACCTTGTGATCATAAACTAGAACTGTATGTTCCTCTTTTTAAAAGCATCCATACCAATTTAGCACCAACACAATTATATGGAATTGAATTGCAGAGGGAGAGAGATCATGAAAAGATCTACACCAGAATCCTTCTTCACTTCTCTTCTCGTCTTTTTCTTTCTCACCACTCTTACAGGTGGAGTGCTCGGTAGATCTCAAAATAAAGGCTGCTCTTCCTCTTGCGGTATCCTTGACGATATCCACTACCCGTTCCGCCTACAAAGCGACCCAAAGTGGTGCGGTAAGTCAGAGTTTGAGCTCATCTGTGAATCAGGAAAAGATGCAGTCTTGCATAAGTTGTCATCTACAGACAAGTACCTGGTCACCGAAATATCATATAATCAATCGCAATTCAGGCTCGTCTATGCCGGTTATGTCACAGGTTCTAATAAATGCGTGCTTCCCAGTGCACACTTCCCCCTAAATACACTTTTCCTCATCCAAGTGTCACTTTGGCCATTTAGTTCGACTGAAGATGCTAGACAGCTTGAGTATGGAATGTTTAGAGAATGGGCTAGTTTTATGAGCTGCAAACAGGAAATTCATAGCGATCTTTACAAGCCCATCCATTGTCTTACTGGGGAGAATAGCTCGACAACATATGCCATCGTTGACTACGATGCATATGCAATACGCAACCTCAAGAACTCATGTAGATTCGTTAACTTTTTGCCAGTTGACAGAGATTATAGGTACAATTACAGTGATATATTCGATCTCCTAGCGAGAGGAGTCTGGGTTCCATTGGATTTGACAACCTTCAACGTTTTCGAGAGATGCTGGAAAGCAAGTTGGTAGGAAaataatgtttaattaattttatcatgTGTTTTAACCTTTTCTTACCAAATTTAATTCGTAGCCCTGCAGGTCACTTGCACATTATGTATACCGCGACTTGAACTCCCCTTACAACGTGATACTTGTTCCCGTCTACGGCGAATTTGCCTTTTTAAGTTGCGTCTACTTGGGGGAGAGTGGTCGCAACCATAATCACGTTATCTTCGGTTTTACAATGGTCTTAGTCCTTGCAATAAATATAGCTCTTTGTCAGCTAGGTATGGTTTTACTTCATTGATTTTCCATCTGCATGCAGTAACACTACTTAGTCCAATCGCATAACTATAGTTTATTGTTCGCCATTCGCTTGTTACCACAGTTTGCAGATTTGTGATCGCACCGCTATTGATTCATGCATTCCTCGCATACAATTATTGGAAGACAAGAAAGCCCATCGACTCAGTTGAAAAGTTTCTGCAAATCCAGCAAAATCTAACTCCCACACGCTACGCCTACAGCGACATCATAGCCATGACGAGTCACTTCAGAGAAAAACTGGGCCAAGGCGGATTTGGTTCCGTGTTCAAAGGATACATTCTTGGTGAATTCCCTGTTGCCGTCAAGATGCTTGTCGGCAGCTCCAAGTTCCACGGCGAAGATTTCATCAGCGAGGTCTCCACGATCGGCAGGATCCACCACATCAACGTGGTGCGTTTGGTTGGGTTTTGCTCCGAGGGATCAAAGAGAGCACTCATCTACGAGTACATGCCAAATGGCTCGCTCGACAAGTACATCTTCTCTGCCAACAGGAGAAACACGTTCACTGTCGAGAAGCTCCATGAGGTGGCCCTGGGGATTGCTAGAGGCATCAACTACCTCCATCAGGGCTGCGACATGCAAATTTTGCACTTCGACATCAAGCCCCACAACATCCTCCTCGATCGCAACTTCATTCCCAAGATTTCAGACTTTGGGCTTGCAAAATTGTACCCAAAGGACAAGAACTTAATATCCATGAGCGTTACCAGAGGCACGATAGGATACATAGCACCCGAGCTGATATCGAGAAATTTTGGGATCATATCAAACAAGTCGGATGTCTACAGCTTCGGAATGCTGCTAATGGAGATGGCCGGCGGGAGACATAATGTAGATGTGAGAGCCGAGAACACCAGTCAGGTTTATTATCCTTCTTGGGTCTACGACAAACTTGTTCAGCCGCATGTAAGTGAGAGCATCCATGATATTGAAGAGATTGAAATCAGTGAAATGGAGAAAAAGTTGTCCATGGTGGGACTTTGGTGCATCCAAATAAAGTCAAGTAGTCGGCCGTCCATGAGCAGTGTGGTGGAGATGCTTGAAGGAGACGTGAATGAACTACAGATGCCACCCAAGCCTTTCTTTTCCTCACTAGAGTCAAGTCCGAGAGAATTAGAATTCACCTCCACAATTGCATcttctggagaagaagaactaCATGATCAGCAGCATACTTTACGTCCCAACAATTCTGGATTGGCTTCATCTTCTATACAACTATCTGTCATCTCAGAGCATTCTTAAACTCAATAGGTGTATATAGTTCACCTGTTACTAGAATTTTAGCCATCATGAGATTGGAAAGTAGCTATCTTAATAACTCTTCCGTTTAATTCTAATACTGTGCAAGACAGATGGGGTAAACATGATTAAGGGTT
This region of Zingiber officinale cultivar Zhangliang chromosome 9A, Zo_v1.1, whole genome shotgun sequence genomic DNA includes:
- the LOC122021894 gene encoding LEAF RUST 10 DISEASE-RESISTANCE LOCUS RECEPTOR-LIKE PROTEIN KINASE-like 2.5 isoform X1, which encodes MELNCRGREIMKRSTPESFFTSLLVFFFLTTLTGGVLGRSQNKGCSSSCGILDDIHYPFRLQSDPKWCGKSEFELICESGKDAVLHKLSSTDKYLVTEISYNQSQFRLVYAGYVTGSNKCVLPSAHFPLNTLFLIQVSLWPFSSTEDARQLEYGMFREWASFMSCKQEIHSDLYKPIHCLTGENSSTTYAIVDYDAYAIRNLKNSCRFVNFLPVDRDYRYNYSDIFDLLARGVWVPLDLTTFNVFERCWKASWSLAHYVYRDLNSPYNVILVPVYGEFAFLSCVYLGESGRNHNHVIFGFTMVLVLAINIALCQLVCRFVIAPLLIHAFLAYNYWKTRKPIDSVEKFLQIQQNLTPTRYAYSDIIAMTSHFREKLGQGGFGSVFKGYILGEFPVAVKMLVGSSKFHGEDFISEVSTIGRIHHINVVRLVGFCSEGSKRALIYEYMPNGSLDKYIFSANRRNTFTVEKLHEVALGIARGINYLHQGCDMQILHFDIKPHNILLDRNFIPKISDFGLAKLYPKDKNLISMSVTRGTIGYIAPELISRNFGIISNKSDVYSFGMLLMEMAGGRHNVDVRAENTSQVYYPSWVYDKLVQPHVSESIHDIEEIEISEMEKKLSMVGLWCIQIKSSSRPSMSSVVEMLEGDVNELQMPPKPFFSSLESSPRELEFTSTIASSGEEELHDQQHTLRPNNSGLASSSIQLSVISEHS
- the LOC122021894 gene encoding rust resistance kinase Lr10-like isoform X2, with translation MLESKLPCRSLAHYVYRDLNSPYNVILVPVYGEFAFLSCVYLGESGRNHNHVIFGFTMVLVLAINIALCQLVCRFVIAPLLIHAFLAYNYWKTRKPIDSVEKFLQIQQNLTPTRYAYSDIIAMTSHFREKLGQGGFGSVFKGYILGEFPVAVKMLVGSSKFHGEDFISEVSTIGRIHHINVVRLVGFCSEGSKRALIYEYMPNGSLDKYIFSANRRNTFTVEKLHEVALGIARGINYLHQGCDMQILHFDIKPHNILLDRNFIPKISDFGLAKLYPKDKNLISMSVTRGTIGYIAPELISRNFGIISNKSDVYSFGMLLMEMAGGRHNVDVRAENTSQVYYPSWVYDKLVQPHVSESIHDIEEIEISEMEKKLSMVGLWCIQIKSSSRPSMSSVVEMLEGDVNELQMPPKPFFSSLESSPRELEFTSTIASSGEEELHDQQHTLRPNNSGLASSSIQLSVISEHS